One part of the Corallococcus caeni genome encodes these proteins:
- a CDS encoding bifunctional metallophosphatase/5'-nucleotidase, whose protein sequence is MRSFRSTALALAVLASACKGGPTPAPAATPPAPPAAEPVRLTLVGTNDFHGWVMPHRATLPDGQKVEEGGAALFASYVARLREDNPGGVLLVDGGDLFQGTLASNLVEGAIVVDVYNHLGYAAVAIGNHEFDYGPVGPEPVARRPDEDPLGALKARVGQARFPFLSANVRERDGRHPAWLGNDGTTVVTVKGVKVGLLGLTTLSTPQTTNPVNVASLKFESLADAATQAAKSLREQGAEVVVAIAHAGGKCTDLANPRDTSGCVRDDGEIYAVLEALPKGAVDAVVAGHTHQPMGHFFGDVPVIETTGLARSFGVVDLFVDPVSHRVLPERTRIQAAIPVCGAVDATLKTCDALKLKDAKDVRLVPATFLGQPVTPDASVQALVAPAEARVEEEQRRPVGVEIQARMPQVYEGESALGNLIADAMRETARSDAAVMNAGGIRADLPQGPLTFGKLYEVLPFDNTLAVLDLSADELRRFLSLAYGGRKGVFAVSGLEVTLGACPGPERFQGVTLPGGKPLKAKGTYRVAVPDFLLRGGDGVGPLTSTLPRERINLLQGQDLREVLTVYGRAHGNALKPPALGRVHQAKTAGPCADAKP, encoded by the coding sequence ATGCGCTCCTTCCGCTCCACCGCCCTGGCGCTCGCGGTGCTCGCCTCCGCCTGCAAGGGCGGCCCGACGCCCGCTCCCGCCGCCACGCCCCCCGCGCCTCCCGCCGCCGAGCCCGTGCGGCTCACGCTGGTGGGCACCAACGACTTCCACGGCTGGGTGATGCCCCACCGCGCCACGCTGCCGGACGGGCAGAAGGTGGAGGAGGGGGGCGCGGCGCTCTTCGCGTCCTACGTGGCGCGGCTGCGCGAGGACAACCCGGGCGGCGTGCTGCTGGTGGACGGCGGGGACCTGTTCCAGGGGACGCTGGCGTCCAACCTGGTGGAAGGCGCCATCGTCGTCGACGTGTACAACCACCTGGGCTACGCGGCCGTCGCCATCGGCAACCACGAGTTCGACTACGGGCCGGTGGGCCCGGAGCCCGTGGCCCGGCGCCCGGACGAGGATCCGCTGGGCGCGCTCAAGGCCCGCGTGGGGCAGGCGAGGTTCCCCTTCCTGTCCGCCAACGTGCGCGAGCGGGACGGCCGCCACCCGGCGTGGCTGGGCAATGACGGCACCACGGTCGTCACGGTGAAGGGCGTGAAGGTGGGCCTGCTGGGCCTGACCACGCTGTCCACGCCGCAGACAACCAACCCCGTGAACGTCGCCAGCCTGAAGTTCGAGTCCCTGGCCGACGCCGCGACGCAGGCCGCGAAGTCGCTGCGCGAGCAGGGCGCGGAGGTGGTGGTCGCCATCGCGCACGCGGGCGGCAAGTGCACGGACCTGGCGAACCCGCGCGACACGTCCGGGTGCGTGCGCGACGACGGGGAAATCTACGCGGTGCTGGAGGCGCTGCCGAAGGGCGCGGTGGACGCGGTGGTGGCGGGCCACACGCACCAGCCCATGGGGCACTTCTTCGGCGACGTGCCCGTCATCGAGACGACGGGCCTGGCGCGCTCGTTCGGCGTGGTGGACCTCTTCGTGGATCCAGTGAGCCACCGCGTGCTGCCCGAGCGCACGCGCATCCAGGCCGCCATCCCGGTGTGCGGCGCCGTGGACGCCACGCTGAAGACCTGCGACGCGCTGAAGCTCAAGGACGCGAAGGACGTGCGGCTGGTGCCGGCCACGTTCCTGGGCCAGCCGGTGACGCCGGACGCGAGCGTGCAGGCGCTGGTGGCCCCCGCGGAGGCGCGCGTGGAGGAGGAGCAGCGCCGCCCGGTGGGCGTGGAGATCCAGGCCCGCATGCCCCAGGTGTACGAGGGCGAGAGCGCGCTGGGCAACCTCATCGCGGACGCCATGCGGGAGACGGCCCGCTCCGACGCGGCGGTGATGAACGCGGGCGGCATCCGGGCGGACCTGCCGCAGGGGCCGCTCACCTTCGGGAAGCTCTACGAAGTCCTCCCCTTCGACAACACGCTCGCGGTGCTGGACCTGAGCGCGGACGAGCTGCGCCGCTTCCTGTCGCTGGCCTACGGCGGCCGCAAGGGCGTCTTCGCGGTGTCCGGGCTGGAGGTGACGCTGGGCGCGTGCCCCGGGCCGGAGCGCTTCCAGGGCGTGACGCTGCCGGGAGGCAAGCCGCTGAAGGCGAAGGGGACCTACCGGGTCGCGGTGCCGGACTTCCTCCTGCGAGGCGGCGACGGGGTGGGGCCGCTGACGTCCACGCTGCCACGGGAACGTATCAACCTGTTGCAGGGCCAGGACCTGCGCGAGGTGCTGACCGTGTACGGCCGCGCCCACGGCAACGCGCTGAAGCCCCCGGCGCTCGGGCGCGTGCATCAGGCGAAGACGGCGGGGCCCTGCGCGGACGCGAAGCCCTGA
- a CDS encoding Hsp70 family protein, with protein MRIVGIDLGTTHCAVASVDPGRGAGAPVEDFPLPQLVRQGEVAPRPLLPSTVYVPAGHELAPEVLRLPWGDDGGPYVVGELARWQGARVPGRLVSSAKSWLCHPGVDRSAPILPWGAPADVQKLSPVDASALLLTHMARAWDYAHPDEPLSKQEVVITVPASFDEAARALTVSAARKAGLEKFTLLEEPQAAFYDYTARHRSDLEQTLSQVRLVLVVDVGGGTTDFTLVHAGVSPEGPMLRRLAVGDHLMLGGDNMDAALARRMEEKLTQNGRRLSATQWTQAIQAARTAKEELLGHAPPEKYGMSLIGEGSRLLGGTLSTELGRDEAHALVLDGFFPLSPPGDRPRRSARMALQELGLPYVQDPAVTRHLAAFLAQHAAAGFAALGETPSHEGALPRPDAILLNGGVFNSPQISARLVDALSAWWPQAPRIPLLKHESLELAVARGAAYYGLVRRGHGLRIGGGAARAYYVGLQRGPDSTEQPTLCLIPRGFEEGQKVDLGERPFTLTLGRPVQFTLFSTTSDRIDKPGDLVPLAEDLKPLPPIHTLLKGASGKVSEVPVHLQAALTEIGTLELFCVSDVADERWRLEFELRGTGGSHELTVTESMPARFAEAKDNVERVYGNKPLPLGPKDVKQLSRTLEKVLGPRDTWRVPVLRELWSTLYAGASKRRRSDDHERVFYSLTGFCLRPGFGYPLDGWRAEQTFSLFDALVQHHQDKAVWTEFWVMWRRIAGGLTEGQQQKLYGYLQPHLSRRVPPEAPTGPKLKGIQPEGLDEMVRTVASLEHLAPGDKAEVGRWIAARLKAESRSGGPWAWALGRLGARVPLYGSSHKVVDVETAEAWLELLLSLDLRKVDGAPFAAAQLARLTGDRTRDLDTALRERTAQALVAAKAADTWVRMVREVVALEAADEARALGDTLPAGLRLF; from the coding sequence ATGCGAATCGTCGGCATCGACCTGGGCACCACCCATTGCGCGGTGGCATCCGTGGATCCAGGCAGGGGCGCGGGGGCACCCGTCGAGGACTTCCCCCTGCCCCAGCTCGTCCGCCAGGGCGAGGTGGCGCCGCGTCCGCTCCTGCCGTCCACCGTCTACGTCCCCGCCGGCCACGAGCTGGCCCCGGAGGTCCTGCGCCTGCCCTGGGGCGACGACGGCGGCCCGTATGTCGTGGGCGAGCTGGCCCGCTGGCAGGGCGCGCGCGTGCCCGGCCGGCTCGTGTCGTCCGCGAAGAGCTGGCTGTGCCACCCGGGCGTGGACCGCTCCGCGCCCATCCTCCCGTGGGGCGCGCCCGCGGACGTCCAGAAGCTGTCCCCGGTGGACGCGTCCGCGCTGCTCCTCACGCACATGGCCCGTGCGTGGGATTACGCCCACCCGGACGAGCCGCTGTCGAAGCAGGAGGTGGTCATCACCGTCCCCGCTTCGTTCGATGAAGCGGCGCGCGCCCTCACGGTGAGCGCGGCGCGCAAGGCGGGGCTGGAGAAGTTCACGCTGCTGGAGGAGCCGCAGGCGGCCTTCTACGACTACACCGCGCGCCACCGCTCCGACCTGGAGCAGACGCTGTCCCAGGTGCGGCTGGTGCTGGTGGTGGACGTGGGCGGCGGCACCACGGACTTCACGCTGGTGCACGCGGGCGTGTCGCCCGAAGGCCCCATGCTGCGGCGCCTGGCGGTGGGTGACCACCTGATGCTGGGTGGCGACAACATGGACGCGGCGCTCGCGCGGCGCATGGAGGAGAAGCTCACCCAGAACGGGCGGCGCCTGTCCGCGACGCAGTGGACGCAGGCCATCCAGGCCGCGCGCACCGCGAAGGAGGAGCTGCTGGGGCACGCACCGCCGGAGAAGTACGGCATGTCGCTCATCGGCGAGGGCAGCCGGCTCCTGGGCGGCACGCTGTCCACGGAGCTGGGCCGCGACGAGGCGCACGCGCTGGTGCTGGACGGCTTCTTCCCCCTGTCCCCTCCCGGGGACCGGCCCCGGCGCTCGGCGCGCATGGCGCTCCAGGAGCTGGGCCTGCCGTACGTGCAGGACCCCGCCGTCACCCGGCACCTGGCGGCCTTCCTCGCGCAGCACGCGGCGGCGGGCTTCGCTGCGCTGGGCGAGACGCCGTCGCACGAAGGCGCCCTGCCCCGCCCGGACGCCATCCTGCTCAACGGCGGCGTCTTCAACTCGCCGCAGATTTCCGCGCGGCTGGTGGACGCGCTGTCCGCGTGGTGGCCGCAGGCGCCGCGCATCCCGCTCCTGAAGCACGAGTCGCTGGAGCTCGCGGTGGCCCGCGGCGCGGCGTACTACGGGCTGGTGCGGCGCGGGCACGGCCTGCGCATCGGCGGCGGCGCGGCGCGCGCGTACTACGTGGGCCTGCAGCGCGGCCCGGACAGCACGGAGCAGCCCACGCTGTGCCTGATTCCTCGCGGCTTCGAGGAGGGCCAGAAGGTGGACCTGGGCGAGCGCCCCTTCACGCTCACCCTGGGCCGGCCGGTGCAGTTCACGCTCTTCTCCACGACGAGCGACCGCATCGACAAGCCGGGGGACCTGGTGCCGCTGGCGGAGGACCTGAAGCCGCTGCCGCCCATCCACACGCTGCTCAAGGGCGCGTCGGGCAAGGTCAGTGAGGTGCCGGTGCACCTGCAGGCGGCGCTCACGGAGATTGGCACGCTGGAGCTGTTCTGCGTGTCGGACGTCGCGGACGAGCGCTGGCGCCTGGAGTTCGAGCTGCGCGGCACCGGCGGCTCGCACGAGCTGACCGTCACCGAGTCCATGCCCGCGCGCTTCGCCGAGGCGAAGGACAACGTGGAGCGCGTCTACGGCAACAAGCCGCTGCCCCTGGGCCCCAAGGACGTGAAGCAGCTGTCGCGCACGCTGGAGAAGGTGCTGGGCCCGCGCGACACGTGGCGCGTGCCGGTGCTGCGCGAGCTGTGGAGCACGCTCTACGCGGGCGCGAGCAAGCGCCGCCGCTCCGACGACCACGAGCGCGTCTTCTACAGCCTCACCGGCTTCTGCCTGCGCCCCGGCTTCGGCTACCCGCTGGACGGCTGGCGCGCGGAGCAGACCTTCAGCCTCTTCGACGCGCTGGTGCAGCACCACCAGGACAAGGCCGTGTGGACGGAGTTCTGGGTGATGTGGCGCCGCATCGCGGGCGGCCTCACGGAAGGACAGCAGCAGAAGCTCTACGGCTACCTCCAGCCGCACCTGTCCCGGCGCGTGCCCCCGGAGGCCCCCACGGGCCCCAAGCTCAAGGGCATCCAGCCGGAGGGGCTGGACGAGATGGTCCGCACCGTCGCCTCGCTGGAGCACCTGGCGCCGGGCGACAAGGCGGAGGTGGGCCGGTGGATCGCCGCGCGCTTGAAGGCCGAGTCCCGCTCCGGTGGCCCGTGGGCCTGGGCCCTGGGCCGGCTGGGCGCGCGCGTGCCGCTGTACGGCAGCAGCCACAAGGTCGTGGACGTGGAGACGGCGGAGGCGTGGCTGGAGCTGCTCTTGTCGCTGGACCTGCGCAAGGTGGACGGCGCGCCCTTCGCCGCCGCCCAGCTCGCGCGCCTCACCGGCGACCGCACGCGCGATCTGGACACCGCGCTGCGCGAGCGCACGGCCCAGGCGCTGGTGGCCGCGAAGGCCGCCGACACCTGGGTGCGGATGGTGCGTGAGGTCGTCGCCCTGGAGGCGGCGGACGAAGCCCGGGCGCTCGGCGACACGCTGCCGGCGGGCCTGCGGCTGTTCTGA
- the cyoE gene encoding heme o synthase, whose product MSARALSQSSTASDLISLTKPRLSSLVLITAAGGMFLAPGHFTPVRALVTLLATAGTVGAANAFNCYLERHSDQFMARTRNRPLPAGRMDPNTALWFGLSLTAVSLPALVMGANLLTGVLGLIALLSYVLAYTPLKARTSAAMLVGAIPGALPPLMGWTAVTDQMDAGGFALFAIMFLWQMPHFIAIALFRKDEYAAAGLKSVPLERGDESSRAQVVLYLVALVPMTLLPFQLHIAGTWYLAAAVVLGLGFLGLGAWGFFKHLGKPWARQTFLYSLVYLTGLFAVMALDRIPRG is encoded by the coding sequence TTGAGCGCGCGTGCCCTGTCCCAGTCCTCCACCGCGTCCGACCTGATCTCCCTCACCAAGCCGAGGCTGTCGTCGCTGGTGCTCATCACCGCGGCGGGCGGCATGTTCCTGGCTCCGGGGCACTTCACGCCGGTGCGGGCGCTGGTGACGCTCTTGGCGACGGCGGGGACGGTGGGCGCGGCGAACGCGTTCAACTGCTACCTGGAGCGCCACAGCGACCAGTTCATGGCGCGCACGCGCAACCGGCCGCTGCCCGCCGGGCGCATGGACCCGAACACGGCGCTGTGGTTCGGCCTGTCGCTGACGGCGGTGTCGCTGCCCGCGCTGGTGATGGGCGCCAACCTGCTCACCGGCGTGCTGGGGCTCATCGCGCTGCTCAGCTACGTGCTGGCCTACACGCCGCTCAAGGCCCGCACGTCCGCGGCCATGCTGGTGGGCGCGATTCCCGGCGCGCTGCCGCCCCTGATGGGCTGGACGGCGGTGACGGACCAGATGGACGCGGGCGGCTTCGCGCTGTTCGCCATCATGTTCCTCTGGCAGATGCCGCACTTCATCGCCATCGCGCTGTTCCGCAAGGACGAGTACGCCGCCGCGGGCCTCAAGTCCGTGCCGCTGGAGCGCGGGGACGAGTCCAGCCGCGCGCAGGTGGTGCTCTACCTGGTGGCGCTGGTGCCCATGACGCTCCTGCCGTTCCAGCTGCACATCGCCGGCACGTGGTACCTGGCGGCGGCGGTGGTGCTGGGGCTGGGCTTCCTCGGGCTGGGAGCGTGGGGCTTCTTCAAGCACCTGGGGAAGCCCTGGGCGCGCCAGACGTTCTTGTACTCGCTCGTGTATCTCACCGGCCTGTTCGCCGTGATGGCGCTGGACCGCATCCCCCGCGGCTAG
- a CDS encoding tetratricopeptide repeat protein — protein sequence MSTSPSKTLSPTELAKLEHSFASDPSSDAYKPLAEAYLDLGRFMEAMVVCKKGVKAHPTAADPRLLLARVYAAQNKDKKALEEVMGALQVQPEDKAALRMAGVLQIKGGEAEVGRGNLLKAYQADPGDPETVTLLQQYKVEIPRPAAPVPVLAPVAAPPPAAAEAPAAATVPVTAPPAATQPAATPVGRINAPSQQAARTARTSDDSAPRPVQRRPQVVVEEVEDDDDEPSPRRQGGSKGKGSKMLSLVLLILIPLFAGGYGFYSAQAKKRGRELKKNLDVATEQLKHDSFASYKKACEAADLALEVDPDSTAAHGYLAYAYAIRWGEHGGGDDARRQAEEHLAAAQKGKELSSHLIAAQALIKTYSGDGKGALASLETQVKELNDQNKASSLLYLTLGLIQMNAGDLERARDSLERAQALAPDDPRVYAGLGAVYRRLGQDNTAWKNYDFALRYEKDHPESLLGRSLLMLEQDEPNYAVASRDIKKLLEAEPPPSPRQLAAAQLARSLLIARVALAMPTLKPDMQQKMTEATGVPADPAKAKQEVTKAEETGFALDKQNPELNLIKGRRLLAEGNFDAAAEEIRKAIRVDGSRAQFHVELAKALMGKPGGEKEASEALVTALKTMGESPKLVVMLGNAYRRQNKLDDALTQYQRAVKDPKAKNPEARLAMGAIYRERSEWDKAKEQLEKASQEFFGQPDRVANALTELGRVYQGKGDTAKADETYQRALQADENYSPVYYFYASLLSKDAKQSGKVKTLAQEYVRREPKGEFLADAQRLAGN from the coding sequence ATGTCCACCTCCCCATCGAAGACGTTGAGCCCCACCGAGCTCGCGAAGCTTGAGCATTCGTTCGCTTCCGACCCGTCGTCGGATGCCTACAAGCCCCTGGCGGAGGCGTACCTCGACCTGGGCCGCTTCATGGAGGCGATGGTCGTCTGCAAGAAGGGCGTCAAGGCGCACCCGACCGCGGCCGATCCCCGCCTCCTGCTGGCGCGTGTCTACGCCGCGCAGAACAAGGACAAGAAGGCGCTCGAAGAGGTGATGGGCGCGCTCCAGGTCCAGCCGGAGGACAAGGCCGCCCTGCGCATGGCGGGCGTGCTGCAGATCAAGGGGGGCGAGGCCGAGGTCGGCCGCGGCAACCTCCTCAAGGCCTACCAGGCGGACCCCGGCGATCCGGAGACCGTCACGCTCCTCCAGCAGTACAAGGTGGAGATCCCCCGCCCCGCGGCGCCCGTCCCGGTGCTCGCGCCCGTGGCCGCGCCGCCCCCGGCCGCCGCGGAGGCGCCCGCCGCGGCGACCGTCCCCGTGACGGCCCCGCCCGCCGCCACGCAGCCGGCCGCCACGCCGGTGGGCCGCATCAACGCCCCGTCGCAGCAGGCGGCCCGCACGGCGCGGACCTCCGACGACTCCGCCCCGCGCCCCGTCCAGCGCCGCCCGCAGGTGGTGGTGGAAGAGGTGGAGGACGACGACGACGAGCCGTCGCCGCGCCGCCAGGGTGGGTCCAAGGGCAAGGGCAGCAAGATGCTGTCGCTGGTCCTGCTCATCCTCATCCCGCTGTTCGCGGGCGGATACGGCTTCTACTCGGCGCAGGCCAAGAAGCGCGGGCGCGAGCTCAAGAAGAACCTGGACGTCGCCACCGAGCAGCTCAAGCACGACTCGTTCGCCAGCTACAAGAAGGCGTGCGAGGCGGCGGACCTGGCGCTGGAGGTGGACCCGGACTCCACCGCGGCCCACGGCTACCTCGCGTACGCGTACGCCATCCGCTGGGGTGAGCACGGCGGCGGCGACGACGCGCGCCGGCAGGCCGAGGAGCACCTGGCCGCGGCCCAGAAGGGCAAGGAGCTGTCCAGCCACCTCATCGCCGCGCAGGCGCTGATCAAGACGTACAGCGGCGACGGCAAGGGCGCGCTGGCCTCGCTGGAGACGCAGGTCAAGGAGCTCAACGACCAGAACAAGGCGTCCTCGCTGCTGTACCTCACGCTGGGCCTCATCCAGATGAACGCGGGTGACCTGGAGCGCGCGCGTGACAGCCTGGAGCGCGCGCAGGCGCTGGCGCCGGATGATCCGCGCGTCTACGCGGGCCTGGGCGCGGTGTACCGCCGGCTGGGCCAGGACAACACCGCCTGGAAGAACTACGACTTCGCCCTGCGCTACGAGAAGGACCACCCGGAGTCGCTGCTGGGCCGCTCGCTCCTCATGCTGGAGCAGGACGAGCCGAACTACGCGGTGGCCAGCCGGGACATCAAGAAGCTGCTGGAGGCGGAGCCGCCGCCCAGCCCGCGCCAGCTCGCCGCCGCGCAGCTCGCGCGCTCGCTGCTCATCGCCCGCGTGGCGCTGGCCATGCCCACGCTCAAGCCGGACATGCAGCAGAAGATGACGGAAGCGACGGGCGTGCCGGCGGATCCGGCGAAGGCGAAGCAGGAGGTCACGAAGGCGGAGGAGACCGGCTTCGCGCTGGACAAGCAGAACCCGGAGCTGAACCTCATCAAGGGCCGCCGCCTGCTGGCGGAGGGCAACTTCGACGCGGCCGCGGAGGAGATCCGCAAGGCCATCCGCGTGGACGGCAGCCGCGCGCAGTTCCACGTCGAGCTGGCCAAGGCCCTCATGGGCAAGCCGGGCGGTGAGAAGGAGGCCTCCGAGGCCCTGGTCACCGCGCTCAAGACGATGGGCGAGAGCCCCAAGCTGGTGGTGATGCTGGGCAACGCCTACCGCCGCCAGAACAAGCTGGATGACGCGCTCACGCAGTACCAGCGCGCGGTGAAGGACCCCAAGGCGAAGAACCCGGAGGCCCGGCTCGCCATGGGCGCCATCTACCGGGAGCGCTCGGAGTGGGACAAGGCGAAGGAGCAGCTGGAGAAGGCCAGCCAGGAGTTCTTCGGACAGCCGGACCGCGTCGCCAACGCGCTCACGGAGCTGGGCCGCGTCTACCAGGGCAAGGGCGACACGGCGAAGGCGGACGAGACCTACCAGCGCGCGCTGCAGGCCGACGAGAACTACTCGCCGGTGTACTACTTCTACGCGTCGCTGCTCTCCAAGGACGCCAAGCAGTCGGGCAAGGTCAAGACGCTGGCCCAGGAGTACGTGCGGCGCGAGCCCAAGGGCGAGTTCCTCGCCGACGCGCAGCGGCTCGCGGGGAACTGA
- a CDS encoding Hsp70 family protein — protein MARYAIGIDLGTTHSAVSYFNLEDGKPRGPSQSMLPVPQVTAPGTVEARPLLPSFLYLPSAQEFPEGSLALPWSQEPGVIVGDFARAHGAKVPTRLVSSAKSWLSHPGVDRRSALLPWQAPPEVQRVSPLDASARYLRHLKEAWDHTFARAQEESGNALSQQEVIVTVPASFDAAARDLTLEAAKAAGIEHITLLEEPQAALYAWLEAMGENFRKQVQPGEVILVVDVGGGTSDFSVITVKDREGDLELLRVAVGDHILLGGDNMDLALAHTLNQRMAADGRKLDAWQFNGLTYGCRQAKETLYADASLDRVPIAIPGRGSSLIGGTLRTELTREELDRVLTDGFFPVTQVADLPRTARRTGLAQMALPYAQDPAVTKHLAAFLTRQAQALAASADSPVDVTGKGFLHPTAVLFNGGVFKAGPLKGRVMEVLNQWLAAEGAPPAKELEGADLDLAVARGAAYYGWVRQGHGLRIRGGTARAYYVGVETAMPAVPGMEPPVKALCVAPFGMEEGTQADVPPQEFGLVTGEPTSFRFFASSVRRDDRVGEMVEDVESELAAGGLEEVAPIETTLPGQATPFGDLTPVNLQAAVTEVGTLELRCLEKNGSGRWKLELNVRMKE, from the coding sequence ATGGCCCGATACGCAATCGGCATCGACCTGGGCACCACGCACTCCGCGGTGTCCTACTTCAACCTCGAAGACGGCAAGCCGCGCGGCCCCTCGCAGTCCATGCTGCCCGTGCCCCAGGTGACGGCGCCCGGCACCGTGGAGGCGCGCCCGCTGCTGCCCTCCTTCCTCTACCTGCCCAGCGCGCAGGAGTTCCCGGAGGGCAGCCTGGCGCTGCCGTGGAGTCAGGAGCCGGGCGTCATCGTGGGTGACTTCGCCCGCGCGCACGGGGCCAAGGTGCCCACGCGGCTGGTGTCGTCCGCGAAGAGCTGGCTGTCGCACCCGGGCGTGGACCGGAGGTCCGCGCTCCTGCCCTGGCAGGCGCCGCCGGAGGTGCAGCGCGTGTCGCCGCTGGATGCGTCCGCGCGCTACCTGCGCCACCTGAAGGAGGCGTGGGACCACACCTTCGCGCGCGCGCAGGAGGAGTCCGGCAACGCGCTGTCCCAGCAGGAGGTCATCGTCACCGTCCCGGCGTCCTTCGACGCGGCGGCGCGCGACCTGACGCTGGAGGCCGCGAAGGCGGCGGGCATCGAGCACATCACCCTCTTGGAGGAGCCGCAGGCCGCGCTGTACGCGTGGCTGGAGGCGATGGGGGAGAACTTCCGCAAGCAGGTGCAGCCCGGGGAGGTGATTCTCGTGGTGGACGTGGGCGGCGGCACGTCCGACTTCTCCGTCATCACCGTGAAGGACCGCGAGGGCGACCTGGAGCTTCTGCGCGTGGCGGTGGGCGACCACATCCTGCTGGGCGGCGACAACATGGACCTCGCCCTGGCGCACACGCTCAACCAGCGGATGGCGGCGGACGGCCGCAAGCTGGACGCGTGGCAGTTCAACGGCCTCACCTACGGGTGCCGTCAGGCGAAGGAGACGCTGTACGCGGACGCGTCCCTGGACCGGGTGCCCATCGCCATTCCGGGCCGGGGCTCGTCGCTCATCGGCGGCACGCTGCGCACGGAGCTGACGCGCGAGGAACTGGACCGCGTCCTCACGGACGGCTTCTTCCCGGTGACGCAGGTGGCGGACCTGCCGCGCACCGCCCGGCGCACGGGCCTGGCGCAGATGGCGCTGCCGTACGCGCAGGACCCGGCGGTGACCAAGCACCTGGCGGCGTTCCTCACCCGGCAGGCGCAGGCGCTGGCGGCCAGCGCGGACTCGCCGGTGGACGTGACGGGCAAGGGCTTCCTGCACCCCACGGCGGTGCTCTTCAACGGCGGCGTCTTCAAGGCCGGGCCGCTGAAGGGCCGCGTGATGGAGGTCCTCAACCAGTGGCTCGCGGCGGAAGGGGCGCCCCCGGCGAAGGAGCTGGAGGGGGCGGACCTGGACCTCGCGGTGGCGCGGGGCGCGGCGTACTACGGCTGGGTGCGCCAGGGGCACGGACTGCGCATCCGCGGCGGCACGGCGCGCGCCTACTACGTGGGCGTGGAGACGGCGATGCCGGCGGTGCCGGGCATGGAGCCGCCGGTGAAGGCGCTGTGCGTCGCGCCCTTCGGCATGGAGGAAGGGACGCAGGCGGACGTGCCGCCGCAGGAGTTCGGGCTCGTCACCGGCGAGCCCACGAGCTTCCGCTTCTTCGCGTCGTCCGTGCGGCGTGACGACCGGGTGGGCGAGATGGTGGAGGACGTGGAGTCGGAGCTGGCGGCGGGGGGGCTGGAGGAGGTGGCGCCCATCGAGACGACGCTGCCCGGACAGGCCACGCCCTTCGGCGACCTGACGCCGGTGAACCTCCAGGCGGCGGTGACGGAGGTGGGCACGCTGGAGCTGCGGTGCCTGGAGAAGAACGGCTCCGGACGCTGGAAGCTGGAGCTCAACGTGCGCATGAAGGAGTAG
- a CDS encoding DUF2760 domain-containing protein, with protein MTDPSASLSFFARFWLAWLCFWRCLVSREFAQAVLPTSRAYDAGQLKELPSGDTAAPPPVKTPAVQAPVAPPPLAPEREHASALSLLAMLQREGRFLDFVQENVAAFPDADVGAAARIVHEGCRKVVHQYLTLQPVLPQGEGDKVTVPPGFDAQRIRLTGNVAGQPPYGGTLRHHGWVTTEVKFPSVSPAMEPRVLAPAEVELA; from the coding sequence ATGACCGACCCGTCCGCCTCCCTGTCGTTCTTCGCCCGCTTCTGGCTCGCCTGGCTGTGCTTCTGGCGCTGCCTCGTGTCCCGCGAATTCGCGCAGGCCGTGCTGCCGACCAGCCGCGCCTATGACGCTGGCCAGCTCAAGGAGCTTCCCTCCGGGGACACGGCGGCCCCACCGCCCGTGAAGACGCCGGCCGTCCAGGCCCCCGTGGCGCCCCCGCCCCTGGCGCCCGAGCGCGAGCACGCCAGCGCCCTGTCGCTGTTGGCCATGCTCCAGCGCGAGGGCCGCTTCCTGGACTTCGTGCAGGAGAACGTCGCGGCCTTCCCGGACGCGGACGTGGGCGCGGCGGCCCGCATCGTCCACGAGGGCTGCCGCAAGGTGGTGCACCAGTACCTGACGCTCCAGCCGGTGCTGCCGCAGGGCGAGGGCGACAAGGTGACGGTGCCGCCAGGCTTCGACGCGCAGCGCATCCGGCTGACCGGCAACGTCGCCGGCCAGCCTCCCTATGGCGGCACCCTGCGGCACCACGGCTGGGTGACCACGGAGGTGAAGTTCCCGTCCGTCAGCCCCGCCATGGAGCCGCGCGTGCTGGCCCCGGCGGAGGTCGAACTGGCCTGA